The proteins below are encoded in one region of Myxococcales bacterium:
- a CDS encoding metallophosphoesterase: MARFAALSLGIGLTLASCGEAASDDGSAGHAGSDAGTGTGGTTGSGGGAGMDGGAGVTCTPCTQTSDCGPGAACVQYAGSDFCGRSCEGGACGAGETCVDAITEDGAGVSACVPADGTCGSSGCGECPAGTSCDVIQGICVAPEPDGGDDGGPDEPDGGADGGPDQGSVGPNGGKVSGLYFAVVGDTRPKSNNATASYPTSKITKIYKGIESLNPRPQFVVANGDYMFASGHGPEGAKQLKLYMGARSNYSGTVFAVLGNHECSGDVNCAGVTNNNSYNSFLDNLIQPLGKTKPYYAISIDDSSGKWTAKLLITACNAWSPAQKTWLQNQLGKATTFTFVARHQQMGSDGPCNNEMDQMLKGAKYDMLLVGHIHTWNWDAGKRQLIEGVGGAPINTAGKNYGFATIRQLAGGSFRVRQYNWDDLSIAKSFTVP; the protein is encoded by the coding sequence ATGGCGAGGTTTGCGGCGCTCAGCTTGGGTATCGGTTTGACGCTGGCGAGCTGCGGGGAAGCAGCGAGCGACGACGGCAGCGCCGGGCATGCGGGCTCCGACGCCGGAACGGGCACCGGTGGCACGACCGGTAGTGGAGGTGGCGCCGGAATGGATGGCGGCGCGGGGGTCACGTGCACTCCCTGCACACAGACGTCGGACTGCGGCCCTGGCGCCGCGTGCGTGCAGTATGCCGGGAGCGACTTCTGCGGGCGCTCGTGTGAAGGCGGCGCGTGCGGGGCGGGTGAGACGTGCGTCGACGCGATCACCGAGGATGGGGCCGGCGTCTCGGCGTGCGTCCCGGCCGACGGCACCTGTGGGTCGAGCGGATGCGGCGAGTGTCCCGCTGGAACGAGCTGCGATGTCATTCAAGGGATCTGTGTTGCACCAGAGCCGGATGGCGGCGACGACGGGGGTCCGGACGAACCCGACGGCGGGGCAGATGGCGGGCCGGATCAGGGCAGCGTCGGGCCCAACGGTGGAAAGGTGTCCGGCTTGTATTTCGCGGTCGTGGGCGACACGCGTCCCAAGAGCAACAACGCCACCGCCAGCTACCCGACCAGCAAGATCACGAAGATCTACAAGGGCATCGAGTCGCTGAACCCGCGGCCGCAGTTCGTCGTCGCCAATGGCGACTACATGTTCGCCAGTGGTCACGGGCCGGAGGGCGCAAAACAACTGAAGCTCTACATGGGCGCCCGCAGCAATTACTCGGGCACTGTCTTCGCCGTGCTCGGCAATCACGAGTGCAGCGGCGACGTGAACTGCGCCGGCGTCACCAACAACAACAGCTACAACTCCTTCCTCGACAATCTGATCCAACCGCTCGGCAAGACCAAGCCGTACTACGCCATCTCGATCGACGACTCGAGCGGCAAGTGGACCGCGAAGTTGCTGATCACGGCGTGCAACGCCTGGAGCCCGGCGCAGAAGACCTGGCTCCAGAACCAGCTCGGCAAGGCCACGACGTTCACGTTCGTGGCGCGGCATCAACAGATGGGCTCGGACGGACCCTGCAACAACGAGATGGACCAGATGCTCAAGGGCGCAAAGTACGACATGCTACTGGTTGGGCACATTCACACCTGGAACTGGGACGCCGGGAAGCGCCAGCTGATCGAGGGAGTAGGCGGCGCGCCCATCAACACCGCCGGCAAGAACTACGGGTTCGCAACCATCCGCCAGCTCGCGGGCGGCAGCTTCCGAGTACGGCAATACAACTGGGACGATCTGTCGATCGCCAAGAGCTTCACGGTGCCATGA
- a CDS encoding MarR family transcriptional regulator: MRWQRLLDRALAPVGLTHTQYLVLLSAAAAQADYDDAVPQRAIAERAALDEATTSRLVASLCERGLLDRGPTVGDRRAWRVIITRLGTRLLGRARPLADASARRFLSGP, from the coding sequence ATGCGTTGGCAGCGCCTCCTCGACCGGGCCCTGGCCCCGGTCGGCTTGACGCACACGCAGTATTTGGTGCTGCTGAGCGCCGCCGCCGCCCAAGCCGACTACGACGACGCGGTCCCGCAACGCGCGATCGCCGAGCGCGCGGCATTGGACGAGGCGACCACCTCCAGGTTGGTCGCGTCTCTGTGTGAGCGTGGGCTGCTCGACCGCGGACCCACCGTCGGCGACCGCCGGGCTTGGCGGGTGATCATTACTCGGCTGGGCACCCGCCTGCTCGGACGCGCTCGACCGCTGGCGGACGCCAGCGCGCGGCGATTCCTCTCTGGACCCTGA
- a CDS encoding MarR family transcriptional regulator: MRWQRLLDRALAPVGLTHTQYLVLLSAAAAQADYDDAVPQRAIAERAALDEATTSRLVASLCERGLLDRGPTVGDRRAWRVIITRLGTRLLGRARPLADASARRFLSGP, encoded by the coding sequence ATGCGTTGGCAGCGCCTCCTCGACCGGGCCCTGGCCCCGGTCGGCTTGACGCACACGCAGTATTTGGTGCTGCTGAGCGCCGCCGCCGCCCAAGCCGACTACGACGACGCGGTCCCGCAACGCGCGATTGCCGAGCGCGCGGCATTGGACGAGGCGACCACCTCCAGGTTGGTCGCGTCCCTGTGTGAGCGTGGGCTGCTCGACCGCGGACCCACCGTCGGCGACCGCCGGGCTTGGCGGGTCATCATTACTCGGCTGGGCACCCGCCTGCTCGGACGCGCTCGACCGCTGGCGGACGCCAGCGCGCGGCGATTCCTCTCTGGACCCTGA